A stretch of Roseibium porphyridii DNA encodes these proteins:
- a CDS encoding L,D-transpeptidase family protein: MSSCSKYSRGRRTRALLGLASAALLSATAVSGAWARDTAKDAEKAATEPPLHMLVSLNEQQIQVYRGLDLIETSPISSGKRGHSTPTGVFSILEKRRKHFSNLYDNAPMPFMQRLTWSGIALHVGRLPGYPASHGCIRMPRPFAKSLYSMTDRGMHVVVTRDPAKPQSVRHSVLPQPFVPETKVASLSSRNIQADSALRGAIQPASLQASLPVAEPENPYFDKPLRMIITPQKAPSRTRVLQRLLNEMGYDAGPVDGIFGRKTRAAVSLYQEGAELPVTGNVTDALVAMIYAEAGYEKPQNAMLRVRRKFRDVYSAPVTLKNIDKDIGTHVYTALDFEKGDQTVDWIAVSAEGDRGGNSKDLLDRVVMPEKVALEISKMLTPGTSLTITDRNFKRNTGLGTDFVVVTR; the protein is encoded by the coding sequence ATGTCGTCTTGTAGTAAATATAGCCGCGGAAGGCGGACACGCGCTCTGCTGGGTCTGGCAAGTGCAGCACTTCTGTCAGCTACCGCCGTATCCGGTGCCTGGGCACGTGATACTGCAAAGGATGCCGAAAAAGCGGCAACCGAGCCGCCATTGCATATGCTGGTATCGTTGAACGAACAGCAGATTCAGGTTTATCGCGGGCTCGATCTGATCGAAACGTCGCCGATCTCTTCGGGAAAGCGCGGGCACAGCACGCCCACGGGTGTTTTTTCGATCCTGGAAAAGCGCCGCAAACATTTTTCCAATCTTTATGACAATGCACCAATGCCGTTCATGCAACGACTTACCTGGTCAGGTATTGCGCTGCATGTGGGCAGATTGCCCGGCTATCCGGCCTCTCATGGCTGCATTCGCATGCCGCGTCCTTTTGCCAAGTCGCTTTACAGCATGACGGACAGGGGCATGCATGTCGTGGTCACCAGGGATCCGGCAAAGCCGCAAAGCGTCCGCCACAGCGTCTTGCCACAGCCTTTCGTTCCGGAAACGAAAGTTGCAAGCCTGTCGAGCAGGAACATTCAGGCAGATTCCGCCCTGCGTGGCGCCATTCAACCTGCAAGCCTGCAGGCCTCGCTGCCTGTGGCTGAGCCGGAAAATCCGTATTTCGACAAGCCTTTGCGGATGATCATTACACCTCAAAAAGCGCCGAGCCGCACAAGGGTGCTGCAACGTCTTCTCAATGAGATGGGCTACGACGCCGGTCCGGTCGATGGTATCTTTGGCCGCAAGACACGTGCTGCCGTGAGCCTTTATCAGGAAGGTGCGGAGCTGCCGGTAACCGGCAATGTGACCGATGCGCTTGTGGCAATGATCTACGCCGAGGCCGGATATGAAAAGCCGCAGAATGCAATGCTGCGTGTGCGCCGCAAGTTCCGTGATGTGTATTCAGCGCCTGTAACGCTGAAGAACATAGACAAGGACATCGGTACGCACGTTTATACTGCGCTCGATTTTGAAAAGGGCGACCAGACTGTCGATTGGATAGCTGTTTCAGCTGAAGGCGACCGCGGTGGCAACTCAAAGGACTTGCTTGACCGTGTCGTGATGCCGGAAAA
- a CDS encoding dihydroorotase has translation MSATYDLILQGGTVVNQDGEGVRDVGIRNGRIAGIGSFDSAQAGEVIDCTGLHVLPGVMDTQVHFREPGLEHKEDLETGSRAAAMGGVTTVFEMPNTNPLTTSEAALADKVSRGHHRMHCDFAFWVGGTRENVKDIPELERLPAAAGIKVFMGSSTGDLLVEDDQGVRDILSVTRRRAAFHSEDEFRLREREGERVAGDPSSHPIWRDEVAALKCTDRLVTIARETGAKIHVLHLSTAEEVDYLITHKDVASIEVTPHHLTLTDEAYHRLGSLVQMNPPVRAPRHSERLWWGLQQGILDILGSDHAPHLLEEKQKPYPASPSGMTGVQTLVPIMLDHVNAGRLSLARFVDMTSAGPLRLFQTARKGRIAIGYDADFTVVDMKLKKTIRNEWIASKCGWTPYDGKDVTGWPIGTIVRGQRVMWEDELTTPSRGEAVVFQDGLKK, from the coding sequence ATGAGCGCGACCTATGACCTGATCCTGCAAGGCGGAACCGTAGTCAACCAGGACGGCGAGGGGGTTCGGGATGTCGGGATAAGAAATGGTCGCATCGCCGGCATCGGTTCATTCGACAGCGCTCAGGCCGGAGAAGTGATCGACTGCACAGGACTGCATGTCCTGCCGGGAGTGATGGACACACAGGTTCATTTCCGCGAGCCCGGACTTGAGCACAAGGAAGACCTCGAAACCGGATCGCGCGCTGCCGCAATGGGCGGAGTGACGACTGTCTTCGAAATGCCCAACACCAACCCTTTGACTACAAGTGAAGCAGCGCTTGCCGACAAGGTCAGCCGTGGTCACCACCGAATGCATTGCGACTTTGCGTTCTGGGTTGGTGGTACCCGGGAAAACGTGAAGGACATTCCAGAGCTGGAGCGTCTTCCGGCAGCTGCAGGTATCAAGGTCTTCATGGGGTCCTCGACCGGAGATCTTTTGGTCGAAGACGATCAGGGTGTCAGGGATATTTTGTCGGTAACAAGACGTCGCGCGGCGTTTCACTCTGAAGACGAATTTCGCCTGCGCGAGCGCGAGGGAGAGCGCGTTGCGGGCGATCCGAGTTCGCATCCGATCTGGCGGGACGAAGTCGCGGCACTGAAATGTACCGATCGTCTTGTCACCATCGCCCGGGAAACAGGCGCGAAGATCCATGTTCTGCACCTCTCGACGGCGGAGGAAGTGGACTATCTGATCACCCACAAGGATGTGGCCTCTATTGAAGTTACTCCGCATCATCTGACATTGACGGATGAGGCCTATCACCGTCTCGGTTCGCTGGTGCAGATGAACCCGCCGGTGCGCGCGCCGCGCCATTCGGAACGTCTTTGGTGGGGTTTGCAGCAGGGCATTCTCGATATACTCGGCTCAGATCATGCGCCACATCTGCTGGAGGAAAAGCAGAAGCCCTATCCTGCCTCTCCGTCGGGTATGACGGGTGTTCAGACACTGGTCCCCATCATGCTCGATCATGTAAACGCCGGTCGACTGAGCCTCGCCCGATTTGTCGATATGACAAGCGCAGGCCCACTCAGGCTGTTCCAGACTGCCCGCAAGGGTCGGATCGCAATCGGCTATGATGCCGACTTCACCGTCGTGGACATGAAGCTCAAGAAAACCATCCGGAACGAGTGGATAGCTTCCAAGTGTGGTTGGACGCCATATGACGGTAAGGACGTGACCGGTTGGCCCATTGGCACCATTGTGCGAGGTCAGCGCGTCATGTGGGAAGACGAGCTCACAACGCCGTCCCGTGGTGAAGCGGTCGTCTTCCAGGATGGCCTGAAGAAATAG
- a CDS encoding YgfZ/GcvT domain-containing protein, protein MPSATYAHLTDRSLIKVAGDEATHFLQNLVTSDIDNLGQLGAASAALLTPQGKILFDFLIYKFDDVYYVDAPSAVATDLLKRLTFYRLRAKVDLEAVDAEIGVFAVWGNGKAADKGLLSVNDPRLEALGQRVVGQIDQLSQTLDGVAADLSAYDAHRIAHGVPEGLKDYDYSDIFPHDADLDQLNGVSFTKGCYVGQEVVSRVQHRGTARKRFVKVESSSALFDKGTDLTAAGKNVGTLGSTAVGQNGSVGLALIRLDKVAQAKDNGNPLLCGDVEVDVILPDWAKFTWPETSAAD, encoded by the coding sequence GTGCCGTCTGCAACTTACGCTCATCTGACCGATCGTTCGCTGATCAAGGTCGCCGGCGATGAAGCCACACATTTTCTGCAGAATCTGGTGACGTCGGATATCGACAATCTGGGCCAACTCGGCGCTGCGTCCGCAGCTCTGCTGACGCCTCAAGGCAAGATCCTCTTCGATTTTTTGATCTACAAGTTCGACGACGTTTACTATGTGGATGCGCCGAGTGCCGTGGCCACCGACCTGCTCAAACGCCTGACCTTTTACCGCTTGCGGGCGAAAGTCGACCTTGAGGCGGTTGATGCCGAAATTGGTGTCTTCGCTGTTTGGGGAAATGGAAAAGCTGCAGATAAAGGTCTTCTTTCAGTCAATGATCCCCGTCTGGAAGCACTCGGTCAACGGGTTGTCGGTCAGATCGACCAACTTTCGCAAACCCTTGATGGTGTCGCCGCGGACCTTTCTGCATATGATGCACATCGGATCGCACATGGCGTGCCGGAGGGACTGAAAGACTACGACTATTCTGACATCTTTCCGCATGATGCAGACCTCGACCAGCTGAACGGCGTCTCCTTTACCAAGGGCTGCTATGTCGGCCAGGAGGTTGTTTCGCGGGTCCAGCATCGTGGCACGGCTCGCAAGCGGTTCGTCAAGGTTGAAAGCAGCTCTGCTCTCTTTGACAAGGGAACTGACCTTACCGCCGCAGGAAAAAATGTTGGGACACTGGGGTCAACTGCCGTCGGTCAGAACGGGTCAGTCGGGCTGGCACTCATCCGCCTTGACAAGGTTGCGCAGGCCAAGGACAACGGCAACCCACTTCTATGCGGCGATGTGGAAGTCGACGTGATTCTGCCTGACTGGGCAAAATTCACTTGGCCTGAAACGAGCGCCGCGGACTGA
- a CDS encoding HD family hydrolase, giving the protein MPAARSDQPPRAWQRMLSGRRLNLLDPSPLDVEISDIAHGLARVARWNGQTFGNHAFSVAEHSLIVEDIALQLRPDLTANWRLAVLLHDAPEYVIGDMISPFKAVIGEAYKAVETRLQGAIHLRFGLPADIPATVKKLAKRADIISAYFEAVELAGFDEQEAAKIFGRPRGFPLNKDGKLHYGLEPMPVAKAQEKFMERFNEIEALREAGNKRSEHKANG; this is encoded by the coding sequence ATGCCCGCTGCCCGCTCCGACCAGCCCCCTCGTGCCTGGCAACGCATGTTGTCGGGACGACGCCTGAATCTTCTTGACCCTTCTCCGCTCGACGTCGAGATTTCAGATATTGCGCACGGCCTTGCCCGGGTCGCTCGCTGGAATGGCCAAACCTTCGGCAATCACGCATTTTCAGTGGCCGAACACTCGCTGATCGTTGAAGACATAGCGCTGCAGCTCAGGCCCGATCTGACGGCAAACTGGCGGCTTGCCGTATTGCTGCACGACGCGCCGGAATACGTGATCGGAGACATGATTTCACCGTTCAAAGCGGTTATCGGCGAAGCCTACAAGGCCGTGGAAACCCGGCTGCAAGGCGCAATTCACTTGCGTTTCGGATTGCCTGCGGACATCCCCGCAACAGTCAAAAAACTTGCCAAACGAGCGGACATCATCAGCGCTTATTTCGAGGCCGTCGAACTCGCCGGTTTCGATGAGCAGGAAGCAGCCAAGATCTTTGGGCGGCCCCGTGGCTTTCCACTCAACAAGGATGGCAAATTGCACTACGGACTTGAGCCGATGCCGGTGGCCAAGGCCCAGGAAAAATTCATGGAACGCTTCAACGAGATCGAAGCCCTGCGCGAAGCTGGGAACAAACGAAGCGAACACAAAGCAAACGGGTGA
- a CDS encoding tyrosine phosphatase family protein — MLHVCSLSKLTDTVNKTGAKSLVTLINAEMEVPTPAGIDPGKHLFLAFNDIVDPVQGLIPASERHVEDLLAFVNSWDRQAPLVIHCWAGISRSTAGAYVAACTLNPTANEYTLAALLRERSPSATPNARIVAMADKLLGREGRMIDAIRGIGRGANAFEGAPFLMPIDIQE; from the coding sequence ATGCTTCACGTGTGCTCCTTATCCAAGCTGACGGATACGGTGAATAAGACCGGCGCAAAATCACTGGTCACGCTAATCAATGCGGAGATGGAAGTACCGACGCCGGCCGGCATTGATCCCGGCAAGCACCTCTTCCTGGCCTTCAATGACATTGTTGACCCTGTCCAAGGATTGATCCCGGCAAGCGAACGGCATGTTGAAGATCTGCTTGCCTTTGTTAACTCCTGGGACAGGCAGGCGCCGCTGGTTATTCATTGCTGGGCCGGGATCAGCAGATCTACGGCAGGAGCCTATGTTGCGGCCTGCACGCTCAACCCGACGGCAAACGAATATACGCTCGCAGCCCTGCTGCGGGAGCGCTCACCGTCGGCGACGCCAAACGCACGCATCGTTGCCATGGCTGACAAGTTGTTGGGCCGCGAGGGACGCATGATCGATGCCATTCGCGGGATTGGACGAGGTGCCAACGCCTTTGAAGGAGCGCCGTTTCTCATGCCCATCGACATTCAGGAGTAG
- a CDS encoding NUDIX hydrolase: protein MPHRQASIEIGLNAVIVSVSNGMPQIVHVNDTVDSPLNGLPFGPFDPIRHRTFDIGLRAWVEEQTALRLGYVEQLYTFGDRGRHRVAGDEGPHVVSVGYLALTRQTPNSEETLAKHNSAWHSWYDYFPWEDWRSGRPSLLDNEILPTLDAWAQEPPAPGEPPRPLARSERIHLAFGTGTTSWDEERALERYELLYEAGLVQEARTDGRAAAQARGDLPFLGVPMRFDHRRVLATAISRLRGKLKYRPVIFELMPETFTLTDLQTSVEAISGRHLHKQNFRRLVENADLVEPTGATSTATGGRPAALFRFRHQLMSERPAPGLRVGGGR, encoded by the coding sequence ATGCCGCATCGGCAAGCCAGCATCGAAATCGGATTGAATGCCGTCATCGTGTCGGTTTCCAACGGCATGCCCCAGATTGTCCACGTCAACGACACGGTGGACTCGCCCCTCAACGGACTTCCCTTCGGGCCGTTCGACCCGATCCGACACCGTACCTTTGACATCGGTCTGAGGGCCTGGGTGGAAGAGCAGACCGCCTTGCGGCTCGGCTATGTCGAACAACTCTACACATTTGGAGATCGGGGCCGTCACCGCGTTGCCGGCGACGAAGGACCCCATGTGGTTTCCGTCGGCTACCTCGCCTTGACAAGGCAGACGCCAAATTCCGAGGAAACACTGGCCAAACACAACTCCGCCTGGCATTCCTGGTATGACTATTTTCCCTGGGAGGACTGGCGAAGCGGACGTCCCTCACTTCTCGACAACGAAATACTGCCGACGCTCGACGCCTGGGCCCAGGAACCACCGGCGCCCGGAGAACCCCCAAGGCCACTTGCCCGCAGCGAACGTATTCACCTTGCCTTCGGCACCGGCACGACAAGCTGGGACGAGGAACGCGCGCTCGAGCGCTATGAGCTGCTTTATGAAGCCGGATTGGTGCAGGAAGCCCGAACGGACGGCCGCGCCGCGGCGCAAGCCCGCGGCGATCTTCCTTTCCTTGGCGTGCCCATGAGGTTCGACCATCGACGCGTTCTGGCAACAGCGATCTCCCGTCTGCGCGGGAAGTTGAAATATCGGCCAGTCATTTTCGAACTCATGCCGGAAACTTTCACGCTGACAGACCTGCAAACATCCGTCGAAGCAATTTCCGGGCGTCACCTGCACAAACAGAATTTCAGGCGACTTGTTGAAAACGCTGATCTGGTGGAACCGACCGGAGCAACCTCGACGGCGACCGGTGGAAGGCCGGCCGCCCTGTTCCGTTTTCGTCATCAACTGATGAGCGAGCGCCCTGCACCTGGATTGCGCGTTGGCGGAGGACGATAA
- a CDS encoding cell wall hydrolase, protein MSGPKSRNRKRFSAKVTQEYGPVRARMRRIKYVLVASPLLFIGLGGSVAEQDIFALINARNEASPRWMMALEPGNFTSKVSPQLSLATAPPPSHTSAPVLTLTSADEEFEAKPVMGLDEVARSVQPTEIPDRIETNASSKGDRLITMAPDRQMVDQAAGNVFAMSSLISTEKKHKDLPRVAFVKPAPLDSKESTLLAKASEDGLLEDGPLDLQRVMMARNAAAASFSLVSAYAPDSVKETKEPFDALFGAAKYEQELPPPEDPENPHWWAQKPLPLSVGQRKEQRCLAEAIYFEARGESEEGQVAVAQVVLNRVKNPAYPNSICGVVYQNKHKRNRCQFSFACDGIKDRISSPAAWKTAQRLTKDVLNGKQYLKMVDASTHYHATYVSPRWARSMAKRGQVGLHIFYKTYAGGWN, encoded by the coding sequence ATGTCTGGCCCAAAGTCCCGCAACAGAAAGCGGTTTTCTGCAAAAGTGACTCAGGAATACGGCCCGGTCCGTGCGCGCATGCGGCGGATTAAATATGTTCTTGTTGCCAGTCCGTTGTTGTTCATCGGGCTGGGCGGGTCGGTTGCCGAGCAGGATATCTTCGCACTCATCAACGCTCGCAATGAAGCCTCACCACGCTGGATGATGGCTTTGGAGCCCGGCAACTTTACCTCCAAGGTCTCACCGCAATTGTCGCTGGCAACGGCACCTCCTCCGAGCCACACAAGTGCGCCGGTTCTGACGCTGACATCGGCAGACGAGGAATTCGAAGCCAAACCGGTGATGGGTCTTGATGAGGTTGCCAGAAGCGTTCAGCCCACTGAGATTCCAGACCGGATTGAAACCAATGCATCCTCCAAGGGGGACCGGCTGATCACCATGGCTCCCGATCGGCAGATGGTCGATCAGGCTGCCGGGAACGTCTTTGCGATGTCGAGCCTGATCTCGACCGAGAAAAAACACAAAGACCTGCCGCGTGTCGCTTTCGTCAAGCCGGCACCGCTCGACAGCAAGGAATCCACCCTGCTGGCCAAAGCCAGCGAAGATGGGCTCCTGGAAGACGGACCGCTCGATCTACAACGGGTCATGATGGCACGCAATGCGGCTGCAGCCAGCTTTTCACTCGTTTCCGCGTATGCCCCAGACAGTGTCAAAGAGACCAAAGAGCCCTTCGACGCCCTGTTTGGTGCAGCGAAATACGAGCAGGAACTGCCCCCGCCAGAAGATCCTGAGAACCCGCATTGGTGGGCGCAAAAGCCGCTGCCGCTTTCCGTCGGTCAACGCAAGGAGCAGCGCTGCCTGGCTGAGGCGATCTATTTCGAAGCCCGCGGCGAGTCCGAAGAGGGACAGGTGGCAGTTGCTCAGGTCGTTCTGAACCGGGTCAAAAACCCGGCCTATCCGAATTCCATCTGTGGCGTGGTCTACCAGAACAAGCACAAGCGCAATCGTTGCCAGTTCTCCTTCGCTTGTGACGGGATCAAGGATCGCATCTCAAGTCCGGCTGCCTGGAAGACGGCGCAACGTCTGACCAAGGACGTTTTGAACGGCAAACAGTACCTGAAGATGGTCGATGCCTCGACGCACTATCACGCAACGTATGTGAGCCCACGTTGGGCACGGTCCATGGCCAAACGCGGCCAGGTCGGACTTCATATCTTCTACAAGACCTACGCGGGCGGCTGGAACTGA
- a CDS encoding YqhA family protein: protein MMSEEHNHNNSTVEKDLVIRLTRYAQIPMLLGLAVGMVLFLITFFVDIYHAVETYEFLDRKKTILLILNLLDMVFIANLLIMVATNTYNTYRLKKSVHGDDYIQQGERAYRRMKHRIVSTIIIISSIHVLSELLEFSQISMLQVAALLGFHLVLLATYVVTNVFRSND from the coding sequence ATGATGAGCGAAGAGCACAATCACAACAACAGCACAGTAGAAAAAGACCTCGTCATCCGACTGACACGCTATGCGCAGATTCCCATGCTTTTGGGTCTTGCGGTCGGTATGGTGCTGTTTCTGATCACGTTCTTCGTGGACATCTATCACGCGGTCGAAACATACGAGTTTTTGGACCGCAAGAAGACGATCCTGCTGATCCTCAATCTTCTCGACATGGTTTTTATTGCCAATCTGCTGATCATGGTCGCGACCAACACCTACAACACATACCGGCTCAAGAAGTCGGTACACGGCGACGACTACATTCAGCAGGGAGAACGGGCCTACCGACGGATGAAACACCGGATCGTCTCGACGATCATTATTATCTCGTCGATCCACGTTTTGAGCGAATTGCTGGAGTTCTCGCAGATCAGCATGCTGCAAGTGGCAGCACTGCTCGGCTTTCACCTTGTTCTGCTTGCCACCTATGTGGTCACAAATGTCTTCCGGTCAAACGACTGA
- the nadC gene encoding carboxylating nicotinate-nucleotide diphosphorylase: MSPNTLPELPRLMIDEAVKSALLEDWGRAGDVTSQATLPSTATARAVIAARKPGVLAGAGCAESAFRQTDTRLQFDLARNDGDRLAPGDIVAHIEGPARALLAAERVALNFLGHLSGIATATSLFADQIAHTKADIVCTRKTTPGLRAFEKYAVKCGGGANHRFGLDDAVLIKDNHIAVAGGVTNAIEAAKAFAGHLVKIEVEVDTLEQLEEALAAAPDVVMLDNMPPERLEKAVGIANGKVLLEASGGIELDTVRAVAESGVDLISSGWITHSAPVLDLGLDIELS, translated from the coding sequence ATGTCTCCCAACACACTGCCTGAACTCCCGCGTCTCATGATCGATGAGGCGGTTAAATCCGCACTTCTTGAAGATTGGGGCAGGGCGGGCGATGTCACAAGTCAGGCAACACTTCCTTCTACTGCGACCGCCCGCGCGGTGATCGCAGCACGAAAGCCTGGTGTGCTTGCGGGTGCCGGATGTGCTGAAAGCGCGTTTCGGCAAACCGATACAAGGTTGCAGTTCGATCTGGCTCGCAACGACGGGGATCGGCTGGCACCGGGAGACATTGTTGCGCATATTGAAGGACCAGCGCGGGCATTGCTTGCTGCTGAAAGGGTTGCCTTGAACTTTCTCGGGCATCTGTCGGGCATTGCCACGGCTACATCCTTGTTTGCCGATCAGATCGCTCACACCAAAGCCGATATTGTCTGCACGCGAAAAACCACCCCGGGTCTTCGCGCTTTTGAAAAATACGCGGTCAAGTGTGGTGGGGGAGCCAACCACCGTTTTGGGCTGGATGATGCCGTGTTGATCAAGGACAATCATATTGCGGTTGCCGGTGGAGTGACAAACGCGATCGAAGCAGCCAAGGCCTTTGCCGGACACCTTGTCAAAATCGAGGTGGAAGTCGACACGCTGGAACAGCTTGAAGAGGCCCTCGCTGCAGCGCCGGATGTGGTCATGCTCGACAACATGCCGCCCGAAAGGCTTGAGAAAGCTGTCGGAATTGCAAACGGCAAGGTGCTTTTGGAAGCGTCTGGCGGCATAGAACTCGACACCGTCAGGGCGGTCGCAGAAAGCGGCGTCGACCTTATTTCTTCAGGCTGGATCACACATTCAGCGCCGGTTCTGGACCTCGGGCTGGACATTGAGCTGTCCTGA